From Aedes albopictus strain Foshan chromosome 1, AalbF5, whole genome shotgun sequence, one genomic window encodes:
- the LOC134286140 gene encoding LOW QUALITY PROTEIN: circumsporozoite protein-like (The sequence of the model RefSeq protein was modified relative to this genomic sequence to represent the inferred CDS: substituted 1 base at 1 genomic stop codon), whose product MFRSGEFDICGRNGKGNGKGNGKGNGKGNGKGNGKGNGKGNGKGNGKGNGKGNGKGNGKGNGKGNGKGNGKGNGKGNGKGNGKGNGKGNGKGNGKGNGKGNGKGNGKGNGKGNGKGNGKGNGKGNGKGNGKGNDKGNGKGNGKSNGKGNDKGNGKGNGEGNGEGNGKGNGIGNGKGNGKGNGEGNGKGNGKGNGQGDGEGNGKGNGKGNGXGNCKGNGKGNGKGNGKGNGRGNGGNANFKRRYMSDPCKLSKY is encoded by the exons ATGTTCCGCTCCGGAGAATTTGACATATGTGGCC GTAATGGTAAAGGTAATGGTAAAGGTAATGGTAAAGGTAATGGTAAAGGTAATGGTAAAGGTAATGGTAAAGGTAATGGTAAAGGTAATGGTAAAGGTAATGGTAAAGGTAATGGTAAAGGTAATGGTAAAGGTAATGGTAAAGGTAATGGTAAAGGTAATGGTAAAGGTAATGGTAAAGGTAATGGTAAAGGTAATGGTAAAGGTAATGGTAAAGGTAATGGTAAAGGTAATGGTAAAGGTAATGGTAAAGGTAATGGTAAAGGTAATGGTAAAGGTAATGGTAAAGGTAATGGTAAAGGTAATGGTAAAGGTAATGGTAAAGGTAATGGTAAAGGTAATGGTAAAGGTAATGGTAAAGGCAATGATAAAGGTAATGGTAAAGGTAATGGTAAAAGTAATGGAAAAGGAAATGATAAAGGTAATGGTAAAGGCAATGGTGAAGGTAATGGTGAAGGTAATGGTAAAGGTAATGGTATAGGTAATGGTAAAGGTAATGGTAAAGGTAATGGTGAAGGTAATGGTAAAGGTAATGGTAAAGGTAATGGTCAAGGTGATGGTGAAGGTAATGGTAAAGGTAATGGTAAAGGTAATGGTTAAGGTAATTGTAAAGGTAATGGTAAAGGTAATGGTAAAGGTAACGGTAAAGGTAATGGTAGAGGTAATGGAGGTAATGCAAACTTCAAGAGGAGATATATGTCAGATCCGTGTAAACTTAGTAAATATTGA
- the LOC109623079 gene encoding uncharacterized protein LOC109623079, which translates to MSILWRCGALIALGIFVGVLAQYEWQPKDAFDEIKVKFDRATADNCPILHVSDLFLPEETVSHLPDIKEFDQNPIFPNRTALLLLHNMALTRGFFWSYVLQSRFIRPAINDTYDPGMMYYFLSTVADVSANPSINASAVYFSPNTSFSSSYRGFFNKTFPRFAPRTFRLDDFNDPIHLHKISTMNTFDVRDLGSFSPDSISHDYTTDFYKINEWYKAWLPDIVENRHDTKTTYQVEIRYANNTNETFTFHGPPGADEDPGPVRFTRPYFDCGRSNRWLVAAVVPIADIYPRHTQFRHIEYPKYTAVSVIEMDFERIDINQCPKGEGNKGKNKFADTARCKKETTECEPLDGWGFRRGGYQCRCRPGFRLPSVVRRPFLGEILERASDEQYYNGFDCKRIGWIHKTPIDWYRLPQYTRERYLNHYYEYKNYTKGATSLHSEKVNVNEVLNFILGVTENTCNNFHAQDLVLNGDVAFGAHKQFANEAKMALRLANFISAFLQISDPLEVYSGKRVADKPLTEDQMMGETLSLVMGNSRIWTAATYWDRSKFTNRTLFAPYAYKTQKNSRKFKLEDVARINKTGEDYTELPYFKLLKQRWAANFDSLEKYYMKMRIRHNETGEHSQKYEHYPNFYHAATMDHGFWTAPKFECKGYVKKWLVTYAAPFFGFDSLKVKLEFKGIVAVSMNMLGLDINQCPDDYYVPNAFKNTHKCDEKSSYCVPIQGREYELGGYKCECLQGYEYPYEDPITYFDGQLVEAEFLNIVNDEKSRYDTFKCRLAGAAALRVEFTILSVVLLLSWMLFRRWTR; encoded by the exons ATGTCGATTCTGTGGCGCTGCGGGGCGCTAATAGCGTTAGGAATTTTTGTGGGTGTGTTAGCTCAGTACGAGTGGCAACCGAAAGATGCTTTCGATGAAATTAAAGTGAAGTTCGATCGGGCCACGGCAGATAACTGTCCAATTTTACATGTGAGTGATCTGTTTCTGCCGGAGGAAACGGTTTCGCATCTACCGGATATCAAAGAGTTCGATCAGAATCCGATCTTCCCCAATCGAAcggcactgctgctgctgcacaaCATGGCGCTGACGAGGGGGTTCTTCTGGAGTTACGTACTGCAGAGTCGGTTCATTCGGCCTGCCATCAACGATACGTACGATCCGGGCATGATGTACTATTTCTTGTCCACCGTGGCAGACGTTTCCGCTAACCCGTCCATCAACGCTTCGGCAGTGTACTTTTCTCCGAATACATCATTCTCATCGTCCTACCGAGGGTTCTTCAACAAAACCTTCCCCCGCTTCGCCCCCCGCACGTTCCGTCTAGACGACTTCAACGATCCTATTCATCTGCACAAGATCTCCACGATGAACACTTTTGACGTGCGGGACTTGGGCTCCTTCTCGCCGGACTCGATCTCGCACGATTACACCACCGATTTCTACAAAATCAACGAATGGTACAAAGCGTGGCTTCCGGATATTGTGGAGAATCGACACGACACGAAGACGACGTACCAGGTGGAGATCCGGTATGCTAACAACACCAACGAGACGTTTACGTTCCACGGACCACCGGGTGCCGATGAAGACCCTGGTCCGGTGCGGTTCACTAGGCCGTACTTTGATTGTGGTCGGTCCAACAGGTGGCTGGTGGCCGCCGTGGTTCCCATTGCTGATATCTATCCAAGACATACGCAGTTCCGGCACATTGAATATCCCAA ATACACCGCAGTCTCGGTCATCGAAATGGACTTCGAGCGTATAGACATCAATCAGTGCCCGAAAGGCGAAGGCAACAAGGGCAAGAACAAGTTCGCCGATACGGCCCGCTGCAAAAAGGAAACCACCGAGTGTGAACCATTGGACGGGTGGGGATTTCGCCGTGGAGGTTACCAGTGCCGCTGTCGACCCGGGTTCCGATTACCGTCAGTGGTGCGGCGTCCCTTCCTAGGTGAGATACTGGAGCGGGCAAGTGACGAACAGTACTACAACGGCTTCGACTGCAAGCGTATCGGTTGGATCCACAAGACACCGATCGATTGGTACCGGTTGCCGCAGTACACGCGGGAGAGGTATCTGAACCATTACTACGAGTACAAGAATTACACAAAGGGGGCGACCTCGCTGCACTCCGAGAAGGTCAACGTGAACGAGGTGCTGAACTTCATCCTCGGAGTGACGGAGAACACCTGCAATAACTTCCACGCACAAGATTTGGTGCTGAACGGAGACGTGGCGTTCGGGGCGCATAAGCAGTTTGCGAACGAAGCCAAGATGGCGCTGCGATTGGCGAACTTTATCAGTGCGTTCCTCCAGATTTCCGATCCACTGGAGGTATACTCCGGGAAACGGGTTGCGGATAAGCCGCTGACCGAGGATCAAATGATGGGTGAGACGCTGTCGCTTGTGATGGGCAACTCGAGGATCTGGACGGCGGCGACGTACTGGGATAGAAGTAAGTTCACCAATAGGACCTTGTTTGCGCCGTACGCGTACAAGACGCAGAAGAACTCCAGGAAGTTCAAGTTGGAAGACGTGGCTCGGATCAACAAGACTGGGGAGGACTACACCGAGTTGCCGTATTTCAAATTGTTGAAGCAGCGATGGGCGGCGAATTTCGACTCGCTCGAAAAATACTACATGAAGATGCGTATTCGTCACAACGAGACCGGAGAGCATTCGCAGAAGTACGAGCACTATCCGAATTTCTACCACGCGGCTACGATGGATCATGGTTTCTGGACGGCGCCGAAGTTCGAGTGTAAGGGTTACGTGAAGAAATGGCTCGTAACCTATGCGGCGCCCTTCTTCGGGTTCGACAGTCTAAAGGTGAAGCTGGAGTTCAA GGGGATCGTCGCAGTTTCGATGAATATGCTAGGGCTGGATATCAACCAGTGTCCGGATGACTACTACGTTCCGAatgcatttaaaaatacccataaaTGCGACGAAAAGTCCTCATAT TGCGTTCCGATCCAGGGTCGCGAGTACGAACTCGGTGGTTACAAATGCGAGTGCCTGCAGGGTTACGAGTACCCGTACGAGGATCCGATCACCTACTTCGACGGGCAGCTGGTCGAGGCCGAGTTCCTCAACATTGTCAACGACGAGAAGAGCCGCTACGACACCTTCAAATGCCGCCTGGCCGGTGCTGCCGCCTTGCGGGTGGAGTTCACCATCCTGAGTGTCGTGCTGCTGCTGAGCTGGATGTTGTTCCGGCGGTGGACGCGGTAG